In Salisediminibacterium beveridgei, one DNA window encodes the following:
- the gdhA gene encoding NADP-specific glutamate dehydrogenase, translating into MKKVTRKYLDDLLEQFNTQYSDKKEYAQAVESFLGTIAPVLDKHPHWRDDNVTERLLYPDRLITFKVEWLDDDGNMRINLGYRVQFNQALGPYKGGLRFDPSVTSSVVQFLGFEQTFKNALTDLPLGSGKGGADFDPSEASDTEVKRFCEAFMDELARHIGPDTDVPAGDVGVGNSEIGHLIDRYEQITHSKTPGVLTGKPLERGGIQGRVEATGYGLIYFVEEMLTGKGDDFTAKRIVVSGAGNVSLHAMKKAVEEGAIVLACSDSSGAIHCADGLDPDVIETIKNKGQSLKDYASNESQITHHPDSSAIWQFDCDIALPCAMENELNESDAQQLIENGIQLVAEGANMPCTPEAINLFLDQGILFGPGKAANAGGVVVSLFEMAQANERIPWTFNHTDEQLKKQMSVIYRNVKDAADHYGDGHDLDQGANIAGFIRVIQAMS; encoded by the coding sequence ATGAAAAAAGTTACCCGGAAATACCTGGATGATTTACTTGAACAGTTCAATACCCAATACAGCGACAAGAAAGAATACGCTCAAGCGGTAGAAAGTTTCCTGGGAACGATCGCACCGGTTTTGGATAAACACCCGCATTGGCGAGACGATAATGTAACGGAACGTCTCCTCTACCCTGATCGTCTTATCACATTCAAAGTTGAGTGGTTAGACGACGATGGAAACATGAGGATCAATCTAGGTTACCGGGTGCAATTTAATCAAGCCCTCGGACCCTACAAAGGCGGTCTTCGTTTTGATCCCAGTGTGACATCAAGTGTTGTACAGTTCCTCGGATTTGAGCAAACCTTCAAAAATGCCCTGACGGATTTACCACTCGGGAGTGGCAAGGGCGGTGCAGATTTCGACCCGTCTGAAGCTTCTGACACTGAAGTAAAGCGTTTTTGCGAAGCCTTTATGGATGAACTCGCACGGCACATTGGACCGGACACAGATGTCCCTGCAGGGGATGTCGGTGTGGGAAACAGCGAAATCGGCCATTTGATCGACCGATATGAACAAATCACTCACTCGAAAACGCCCGGTGTCCTGACCGGAAAACCACTCGAAAGAGGCGGGATTCAAGGCCGGGTGGAAGCAACGGGGTATGGCCTGATTTATTTTGTTGAGGAAATGCTTACTGGTAAGGGGGATGATTTTACCGCTAAGCGAATCGTCGTCTCCGGTGCCGGCAATGTCTCGCTCCATGCAATGAAAAAAGCGGTCGAAGAAGGGGCTATCGTCCTCGCATGCAGCGATTCATCCGGTGCGATCCATTGCGCGGACGGGCTCGACCCCGATGTCATCGAAACGATCAAAAACAAGGGGCAATCCCTGAAGGACTATGCTTCCAACGAGAGTCAGATTACTCATCATCCCGATTCAAGTGCGATCTGGCAATTCGATTGTGATATCGCTTTGCCGTGCGCCATGGAGAACGAATTGAATGAATCAGACGCCCAGCAACTGATCGAGAACGGCATTCAACTCGTTGCTGAGGGGGCAAACATGCCCTGCACACCGGAAGCAATTAACCTGTTCCTTGATCAAGGGATTCTGTTTGGTCCCGGAAAGGCCGCCAACGCAGGCGGCGTTGTGGTTTCCCTGTTTGAAATGGCTCAGGCCAACGAGCGCATACCGTGGACGTTTAATCATACAGATGAACAGCTGAAAAAGCAGATGTCTGTGATTTACCGGAACGTGAAGGATGCCGCTGATCACTATGGAGACG